ATCATATAACACGTGCTTCATTTTTTAACCTATCGATGAGTTCATCTACAGAAGAAAGAACTACCCCGGCTTGTCTTCTGGGAGGTTCTGTCACTTGAACAACCTCCAAGTCGGATCTGATCTCGATGTTCAGATCCTGCAGAGTGAGCTTCTTTATCACCTTCGACTTTGCCTTCATAATGTTTGGAAGAGTGGCATATCTTGGTTGGTTCAGCCTCAGGTCAGTGCTGCAATAAAGAATGCAGGTCAGAACAGGAACCGCGAGAAAATGAATCATTACAAGTAAGAAGGGAAGATTTTTACGTGATTACAGCAGGTAAATCCAAGCTCAAGGTCTCGAGACCACCATCAACCTCTCTGTCCACGGTTGCTACTTTATTTCCTTCATCGAGTACAACCTAATGGAATTGAACAAAAATTTGAATATTCGAGTTATGTGTCAAAGTTTGCTTCAAGCCAATGAAAAGAAGATACTCTAGCAAGATACATATAGTCCGAGAGGAGGTAAGCTTTATTTGATAGTATAACAAAATATATTCGATGAAATCGcataaagaaagagaaagatgGGATATAACAAGGCATCATAATGGTTTTTTTAAATACTGACTGGGTGACTAAGCAAGTAGTTCTCATCTTCCTCCGTATCGTAGGCATTTGCATTAAGACGAAAACATAGTGATCATTCTATCTCGTCATTCTATAATCTCATAGAAAAAGGAGAACTGTTAGGCTAACCTTGGAAGCAAAGGTTCCTTGAGGCCATTTAAGAAGCCCTGCAATCATTTGCCCAGTTTGGTTGCAATCATCATCAATGGCCTGCATATATCTGAACATCAGAAACAATAATCTGAGGAAGAAACGTACaccattaaaaaaacataaaacgaCAGAAAAATAGGTCTACAGCATGAAATTCAGGTCAGCAAGTAGAAGCAGTCATTTCAAAACAGAAGCATACATTTCTTTCGAGGCATAGATAAAACTCAAACTAAGAGATAACATATGAATATGAAGTCCAAGGGGATCATTTATATCAGAAATGTCCATTAAATAGTATAGGAAAAATCTTTTCTCCTTGAACTAGCTATGCGATAATGTAAAAGCACACCTTTATAAGCAAACTGTAGCAACACCgtcattttcttttctagtGAAAAGGAA
This sequence is a window from Salvia splendens isolate huo1 chromosome 5, SspV2, whole genome shotgun sequence. Protein-coding genes within it:
- the LOC121802471 gene encoding electron transfer flavoprotein subunit beta, mitochondrial-like, producing the protein MKILVAVKRVVDYTVKIRVKPDKRGVETSNVKMSMNPFCEIALEEALRIKKSGRASEVVAVSVGPAQCADTLRTGLAMGADRAIHVECPATLYPLSVAKIFKALVDAENPGLLLLGKQAIDDDCNQTGQMIAGLLKWPQGTFASKVVLDEGNKVATVDREVDGGLETLSLDLPAVITTDLRLNQPRYATLPNIMKAKSKVIKKLTLQDLNIEIRSDLEVVQVTEPPRRQAGVVLSSVDELIDRLKNEARVI